Proteins encoded together in one Hevea brasiliensis isolate MT/VB/25A 57/8 chromosome 16, ASM3005281v1, whole genome shotgun sequence window:
- the LOC110631862 gene encoding monocopper oxidase-like protein SKU5: MSLCSRFSAFFFIHTCLLLTSCFAEDPFVTYDFEVSYITASPLGVPQQVIAINGKFPGPTINVTTNNNVVVNVRNKLDENLLMHWSGVQQRRSSWQDGLPGTNCPIPPKWNWTYQFQVKDQIGSFFYFPSLHMQRASGGFGSFIINNRPIIPIPFDTPHGDIVILIGDWYKRNHTALRKVLDEGKDLGMPDGVLINGKGPYQYNTTLVPDGIDYETIEVNPGKTYRLRVHNVGTSTSLNFRIQNHNLLLAESEGSYTVQQNYTSLDIHVGQSYSFLVTMDQNASSDYYIVASARFVNESQWKRVTGVAVLHYTNSKGKANGPLPDAPNDEFDKTFSMNQARSIRWNVSASGARPNPQGSFRYGSINVTEVYVLRNKPPVTINGKKRTTLSGISFVNPSTPIRLADQFKVKGVYKLDFPSKPLEGPPKMETSVINGTFRGFMEVILQNNDTKMQSYHMSGYAFFVVGMDYGEWTENSRGTYNKWDGIARSTIQVYPGAWTAILVSLDNVGVWNLRTENLDSWYLGQETYVRVVNPEATNKTELPLPDNELFCGALSYMQKPQDISSFAASIMGDRSKLFFTLLMIAAAVMCIFP; encoded by the exons ATGTCTTTGTGTAGTAGGTTCTCTGCCTTCTTTTTTATCCACACTTGCTTGCTTCTGACCTCGTGTTTCGCTGAAGATCCTTTTGTTACCTATGATTTTGAGGTCTCTTATATCACTGCTTCTCCTCTCGGTGTGCCCCAGCAG GTTATTGCTATAAATGGCAAGTTTCCTGGTCCTACTATAAATGTGACCACTAACAACAATGTAGTCGTCAATGTTAGAAACAAACTGGACGAGAATCTCCTCATGCATTG GTCTGGAGTTCAACAAAGGAGAAGTTCATGGCAAGATGGACTTCCTGGCACTAACTGTCCAATTCCTCCAAAGTGGAACTGGACTTATCAGTTTCAGGTTAAGGATCAGATTGGGAGTTTCTTTTACTTCCCTTCTCTTCATATGCAAAGAGCCTCTGGTGGATTTGGTAGCTTTATTATAAATAATCGGCCTATTATTCCAATTCCTTTTGATACTCCACATGGCGACATTGTCATTTTGATAGGCGATTGGTACAAAAGAAACCATACG GCTTTGAGAAAGGTCCTTGACGAAGGGAAAGATCTTGGGATGCCAGATGGAGTGCTTATTAATGGCAAAGGTCCTTACCAGTATAACACCACACTTGTTCCTGATGGCATTGACTATGAAACTATTGAAGTCAACCCAG GAAAAACCTATCGCCTTCGTGTACACAATGTTGGAACATCAACTAGTTTGAATTTCAGGATCCAGAACCATAACCTGCTTTTAGCAGAGTCAGAGGGATCATATACAGTACAACAGAATTATACAAGCTTAGATATTCATGTAGGACAATCATATTCTTTCTTGGTAACCATGGATCAGAATGCAAGTTCTGATTACTATATTGTAGCTAGCGCCAGGTTTGTGAATGAATCACAATGGAAAAGGGTTACTGGTGTTGCTGTCTTGCACTATACAAATTCCAAAGGGAAGGCAAATGGTCCCCTTCCGGATGCACCAAACGATGAGTTTGACAAAACCTTTTCAATGAACCAGGCAAGATCTATCAG ATGGAATGTTTCTGCTAGTGGTGCGCGTCCTAATCCTCAAGGTTCATTTAGATATGGGTCAATCAATGTAACTGAAGTTTATGTGTTGAGGAATAAGCCACCAGTGACAATTAATGGAAAAAAGCGGACGACTTTGAGTGGGATATCATTTGTCAATCCTTCCACTCCAATCAGGCTTGCAGATCAATTCAAAGTGAAAGGAGTatacaagcttgatttccctagtaAGCCACTTGAAGGGCCACCTAAAATGGAAACATCAGTAATTAATGGAACATTTAGAGGTTTTATggaagtcattctgcagaataatGATACAAAGATGCAGAGCTATCACATGAGTGGATATGCATTTTTTGTTGTTGG GATGGACTATGGTGAATGGACAGAGAATAGCAGGGGCACATATAACAAATGGGATGGCATTGCACGATCCACGATACAG gtTTATCCTGGAGCATGGACAGCAATTTTGGTGTCACTAGACAATGTTGGAGTCTGGAACCTCAGAACAGAAAACCTCGACTCATGGTATCTTGGCCAAGAAACATATGTCAGAGTTGTGAATCCAGAGGCGACTAACAAAACTGAGTTGCCCCTGCCAGACAATGAACTGTTTTGTGGTGCTCTCAGCTATATGCAGAA ACCACAAGATATCTCTTCTTTTGCTGCGTCGATCATGGGAGATAGATCAAAGTTATTTTTCACTTTGCTGATGATTGCCGCTGCAGTGATGTGCATTTTTCCCTGA